Proteins from a genomic interval of Sulfurimonas sp. HSL3-2:
- a CDS encoding GGDEF domain-containing protein produces the protein MQTTLTQVWLDRLDVLDIAFQPILNIHTGKIFAVEALLRNVGDAGFKSIFSLFDTVYKEGVLYPFDIKLREKAFEKFTKIDGYKNIKLFYNLDNRLFEIKNYSHGNTTRLLEKFDISKDNICFEISERHEITQECDITTVLRHYQEENFCIAIDDFGVGHSGYKLLYESTPEVIKIDRFFLSGIEKNLKKKLLVRNITNLAVQFGIKVIAEGIETREELLTCKDIGCHFIQGYLIQRPTQNTQEIRYEYEEIIDILHNDKRTNDINSQINPYVDRAKPFDVKTKTADVLQYLKENPTVSVMPIINSLEEPLGVLQDKEIKNFLYSPYGMSLLNNDFTQKTKLKNLMTPCATADINSDISTIIELFSNNPESVGILITKNSKYLGFLSARAIITIMNEQNLIFAREQNPLTKLPGNIAIDRYLSNISDDNCILCYLDLDNFKAYNDNYGFRNGDRVIMLFADILKQKLPNEFFKAHIGGDDFFVAVKFHKQDELPYVDAIKKCIDKFSEDVKAFYSQEDKERGYIVSKDREGNTKEFDLLSVSASVIVVKSKTRRDLESINLVLSSQKKIAKKDQGKICISSLL, from the coding sequence ATGCAAACGACACTCACTCAAGTATGGCTGGACAGATTAGATGTTTTAGATATCGCTTTTCAACCTATACTTAATATTCATACCGGTAAAATATTTGCTGTTGAAGCACTTTTGCGCAATGTCGGTGATGCCGGGTTTAAATCTATCTTTTCACTTTTTGACACGGTATATAAAGAGGGGGTTCTTTACCCCTTTGATATTAAGCTCAGAGAGAAAGCATTTGAAAAATTTACAAAAATAGATGGATATAAAAATATCAAACTGTTTTATAACCTCGATAACCGTCTTTTTGAGATCAAAAACTACTCTCATGGAAATACGACCAGACTCCTGGAAAAGTTCGATATCTCTAAAGACAATATCTGTTTTGAAATATCCGAACGTCATGAGATAACACAGGAATGCGATATAACCACTGTCTTAAGACACTATCAGGAAGAAAACTTTTGTATAGCGATAGATGATTTCGGAGTGGGCCATTCAGGGTATAAACTCCTTTATGAAAGCACGCCGGAGGTCATCAAGATAGACAGGTTTTTCTTAAGCGGCATTGAGAAAAATCTGAAAAAGAAACTGCTTGTGCGAAACATAACAAATCTGGCGGTGCAGTTTGGTATAAAAGTGATTGCCGAGGGTATAGAGACAAGAGAAGAGCTGCTTACATGTAAAGATATAGGATGCCATTTTATCCAAGGCTATCTGATCCAAAGACCGACGCAAAACACGCAAGAGATACGTTATGAGTATGAAGAGATCATAGATATCCTACATAATGATAAAAGAACAAACGATATAAACTCTCAAATAAATCCCTATGTAGACAGAGCAAAACCTTTTGATGTAAAGACAAAGACGGCAGATGTGTTGCAATATCTCAAAGAGAACCCAACCGTAAGCGTCATGCCTATTATTAACTCCCTTGAAGAACCGCTTGGAGTGCTGCAGGACAAGGAGATAAAAAACTTTTTATACTCGCCTTACGGGATGTCTCTTTTAAACAATGACTTCACACAAAAGACAAAACTGAAAAATCTGATGACTCCATGCGCAACAGCGGATATCAACAGTGACATATCCACGATAATAGAACTATTTTCAAACAACCCGGAATCAGTCGGCATACTCATAACTAAAAACTCCAAGTATCTTGGTTTTTTGTCCGCACGTGCGATCATTACCATCATGAACGAACAAAACCTCATATTTGCCAGGGAACAAAATCCGCTTACGAAACTACCCGGTAATATCGCTATTGACCGCTATCTTTCAAATATCTCAGACGATAACTGCATCTTGTGTTACCTTGATCTTGATAATTTCAAAGCCTACAACGATAATTACGGATTTAGAAACGGAGACAGGGTGATCATGCTTTTTGCAGATATCTTAAAACAGAAACTGCCCAATGAGTTCTTTAAAGCACATATCGGCGGGGATGATTTCTTTGTTGCCGTAAAGTTTCATAAACAAGATGAGCTGCCATACGTGGATGCCATCAAAAAGTGTATAGATAAATTTTCCGAAGATGTGAAAGCGTTTTATAGTCAAGAGGACAAAGAAAGAGGGTACATCGTCTCAAAAGACAGGGAAGGAAATACAAAAGAGTTTGATCTTTTAAGTGTCAGCGCTTCTGTCATAGTCGTAAAATCAAAAACAAGAAGAGATCTGGAGAGTATAAATCTGGTGCTATCTTCTCAAAAGAAGATCGCAAAAAAAGATCAGGGGAAGATCTGTATCAGCAGTTTGTTATAG
- a CDS encoding ester cyclase, whose translation MDNKQLVSEYYAMWNSHDFTKADQLLDKDVRFRGSLDIVANGIDGFKEYANMLHEAFPNLYHAVEILISEGNIATAYVTYSGTHSGRLLNYEATQKRISYAGAAFFRFKDGKIVSINVLGDLNSLYKQISNS comes from the coding sequence ATGGACAACAAACAACTTGTGAGTGAATATTATGCTATGTGGAATAGTCATGATTTTACAAAAGCAGATCAATTACTCGACAAAGATGTCCGCTTCCGCGGTTCTTTAGATATAGTAGCCAACGGTATAGACGGCTTCAAAGAATATGCAAACATGTTGCATGAAGCGTTTCCAAACCTTTATCATGCCGTTGAGATCCTTATCTCCGAAGGCAATATCGCAACCGCCTATGTGACCTATTCCGGTACACATTCAGGAAGATTGCTTAACTATGAAGCTACGCAAAAACGTATCAGTTATGCGGGTGCGGCTTTTTTCCGTTTTAAAGACGGAAAGATAGTAAGTATTAACGTTCTAGGTGACCTAAACTCACTTTACAAACAGATCAGCAACTCTTAA
- a CDS encoding DNA polymerase III subunit gamma/tau codes for MKENSEVLALKYRPNSFEELIGQEAISQTLSLALDSKRLSHAYLFSGLRGSGKTSTARIFAKALICDNGPTSNPCGACVHCSMAEQNRHIDIIEMDAASNRGIDDIRDLVEQTKYKPASAGYKIFIIDEVHMLTPPAFNALLKTLEEPPEYVKFILATTDPLKLPATILSRTQHFRFKRIAPLKVVHHLSHILHLENIEYEPQALEILARSGNGSLRDTLTLLDQAIIYSKNFVDVKTVTDMLGLVDPNFIADIFKAVFAKDYAALVEYTKVLEDYEAEMVVDELISYLKERMFAQDSLFSTLILDRFFRILSDSKSLFAINADGSFVLSLLFFKMVEALRVKEIDQMIESLQKEVKRVDIVNVEIPVQKLEEPVVREEVQPIKEAESIQEEAEQVSMPEPEPVYAEEVVEESKDDESLKKYEELVASIMDRNMELGECFVKHIRYVSFEDGVLTWESCVDEDCKKALSRGFSVIKQLVREVFGFETTMKNLPCSKTAEEPAPVQQEPEEQPQPSSMVEENEVGTGSCVTNCSEGDESVKEFDGATILDEPMIQKATEIFEATKITVQSKI; via the coding sequence GTGAAAGAAAATTCTGAAGTCTTAGCATTAAAATACCGTCCGAACAGTTTTGAAGAGCTTATCGGACAGGAAGCTATCTCTCAGACGCTTTCACTTGCTCTTGATTCAAAACGTCTTTCACATGCCTACCTTTTTTCAGGTCTTAGAGGAAGCGGGAAGACTTCAACGGCACGTATCTTTGCAAAAGCACTCATCTGTGACAACGGGCCAACGTCCAATCCATGCGGAGCATGTGTTCATTGTTCGATGGCTGAGCAGAACCGCCATATTGACATCATAGAGATGGATGCGGCTTCAAATCGCGGGATCGACGATATCCGTGATCTTGTAGAGCAGACAAAGTACAAACCGGCATCGGCGGGGTATAAGATATTTATCATCGATGAGGTCCATATGCTCACCCCTCCTGCATTCAATGCGCTTTTAAAGACGCTTGAAGAGCCGCCGGAATATGTGAAGTTTATCTTAGCGACGACAGACCCTTTGAAACTCCCGGCTACCATACTTTCGCGTACCCAGCATTTCAGGTTTAAACGTATCGCTCCTTTAAAAGTGGTGCATCACCTCTCGCATATCCTTCATCTTGAAAACATCGAGTATGAGCCTCAAGCTTTGGAGATACTCGCACGCAGTGGGAATGGAAGTCTTCGTGATACGCTGACCCTTTTAGATCAGGCGATCATCTACTCAAAAAACTTTGTTGATGTCAAAACAGTCACCGATATGCTGGGGCTTGTGGATCCTAACTTTATCGCAGATATCTTTAAAGCGGTGTTTGCAAAAGACTACGCGGCTTTAGTCGAGTACACAAAGGTCCTTGAAGATTATGAAGCGGAGATGGTGGTCGATGAGCTTATCTCTTATCTTAAGGAGAGGATGTTTGCACAGGATTCACTCTTTTCTACACTGATTTTAGACAGATTTTTCAGGATACTCAGTGATTCAAAAAGCTTGTTCGCCATCAATGCAGACGGCAGTTTCGTACTTTCACTTCTCTTTTTCAAGATGGTCGAAGCTCTTCGTGTAAAAGAGATAGATCAGATGATAGAGTCTTTGCAAAAAGAGGTCAAACGTGTCGATATCGTCAACGTAGAGATCCCTGTTCAAAAACTTGAAGAACCTGTAGTAAGAGAAGAAGTGCAGCCGATAAAAGAAGCGGAATCTATACAAGAGGAAGCGGAGCAGGTTTCTATGCCTGAGCCTGAACCTGTATATGCAGAAGAGGTGGTCGAAGAGTCAAAAGATGACGAGTCTCTGAAAAAATATGAAGAGCTGGTCGCTAGCATCATGGACAGAAACATGGAACTGGGCGAGTGTTTTGTCAAACATATCCGCTACGTCTCTTTTGAAGACGGAGTCCTCACATGGGAAAGCTGTGTCGATGAGGATTGTAAAAAAGCTTTGAGCAGGGGCTTTAGCGTTATCAAACAGCTTGTTCGTGAAGTGTTCGGATTTGAGACGACTATGAAAAATCTTCCATGCAGTAAGACAGCAGAGGAACCCGCACCTGTACAACAGGAACCGGAGGAACAACCACAACCCTCCTCAATGGTCGAAGAGAATGAAGTCGGAACTGG